The proteins below come from a single Drosophila suzukii chromosome X, CBGP_Dsuzu_IsoJpt1.0, whole genome shotgun sequence genomic window:
- the LOC108016945 gene encoding uncharacterized protein isoform X1 produces the protein MPNKKFPKMSQAQLKLLIKKQNQNIEKPMIILQPPRYIQQPPVREFSRGTNSVSPKKQTKTEVRPVSPTQNIGRPIPILQPLWHKQQSPVMEFNRGSNPVSPKKQTKTEARPVTPIQNIGMPMTILQPSWYIQQPPTMEFNRGSNPVSPKKQTYPEFRPVTPTQNIEMPMTILHPLQYIQQPPPIMEFNRGSNPVSPKKQTFPKVRPVTPTQNFEKPITALQLPRSIQQPPVMEFYQGTSWVSPKKQGKPKVPPETPTPGTTGKRQQNGDMMVLVPMKEEPLQMMQVAQSLQEVLWQDDAKQREQNPENDAKQKKRNTKNDGKQKKQNRKNDAKEKKQKLENDAKQGEQNLEDDGKQGSEKQVKRTKRTHNKDRGKDRKNGQNTRLNQEQAANEDSSGYQQLFGSFSSSLSSSTTTSSSSSASSNGPKAVVTLANFPSLETLQKTAWSFFFHPELKPVDTPPTTQGDSNSIPLQPPPLDLRALNLAFETLAVWDLWNKEPLAEESSRPRPKGSIFDEYITPNFKLTREQKLRLQAVVSQEDIPLEEALMAVIQDLHKERLARDAAASPAAPEYPTNIQGYPVKSSYSPDSTHQSQPEHGYDSQPANGYYPQPTNDYYSHPVNGYYWQPGDGYYLQPGNGYGYQPQPGYGYDPNTDSQPMMDTRKAVPMPPDLSRPPPGYPMHPQPVYPMHPQPGYPMQHQPGYPMQHQPGYPMQHQPGYPMQQQPGYPMQQPGYPMQHQPGYPMQQQPGYPMQQQPGYPMEHQPGYPMQQPGYPMQHQPGYPMQQQPGYPMEHQPSYPMQQPGYPMQQQPGYPMQQQPGYPMAEQKSDGTPQDPKRPQDNDFVSGFIRDFLPDILAAPDFNASNSNRSSPSSRGSML, from the coding sequence ATGCcgaataaaaaatttccaaaaatgtCGCAGGCGCAACTAAAACTTTTGATAAAGAAACAAAATCAGAATATTGAAAAGCCCATGATAATTCTTCAGCCGCCGAGGTATATACAGCAGCCGCCGGTAAGGGAGTTCAGCCGAGGAACGAATTCGGTTTCCCCCAAGAAGCAGACCAAAACGGAGGTTCGCCCTGTATCTCCAACTCAGAACATTGGAAGGCCTATACCTATTCTTCAGCCGCTGTGGCACAAACAACAGTCGCCGGTTATGGAGTTCAATCGGGGATCGAATCCGGTTTCCCCCAAAAAGCAGACCAAAACGGAGGCTCGTCCTGTAACTCCAATTCAGAATATTGGAATGCCTATGACTATTCTTCAGCCGTCGTGGTATATACAGCAGCCGCCGACTATGGAGTTCAATCGGGGATCGAATCCGGTTTCCCCCAAGAAGCAGACTTACCCGGAGTTTCGTCCCGTAACTCCAACTCAGAATATTGAAATGCCCATGACAATTCTTCATCCGCTGCAGTATATACAGCAGCCGCCGCCGATTATGGAGTTCAACCGGGGTTCGAATCCGGTTTCCCCCAAGAAGCAGACTTTTCCGAAGGTTCGTCCCGTCACTCCAACTCAGAATTTTGAAAAGCCCATCACAGCACTTCAGCTGCCGAGGTCTATACAGCAGCCGCCGGTTATGGAGTTCTATCAGGGAACGAGTTGGGTTTCCCCCAAGAAGCAGGGTAAGCCGAAGGTTCCTCCTGAAACTCCAACTCCTGGCACAACAGGAAAACGGCAGCAGAACGGTGATATGATGGTGCTGGTGCCGATGAAAGAGGAGCCGCTACAGATGATGCAGGTGGCTCAGTCCCTGCAAGAGGTTCTTTGGCAGGATGATGCCAAGCAAAGGGAACAGAACCCGGAGAATGATGCCAAGCAAAAGAAACGGAACACGAAGAATGATGGCAAGCAAAAGAAACAGAACCGGAAGAATGATGCCAAAGAAAAGAAACAGAAGCTGGAGAATGATGCCAAGCAGGGAGAACAGAACCTGGAGGATGATGGCAAGCAGGGCTCCGAAAAGCAAGTTAAGCGCACGAAGCGTACACATAACAAAGACCGTGGTAAGGATCGTAAGAATGGGCAGAACACTCGTCTGAATCAGGAGCAAGCTGCTAACGAGGACTCATCTGGGTACCAGCAGCTTTTTGGATCCTTTAGCTCTTCTTTGTCATCATCAACAACCACATCGTCATCGTCATCTGCCTCGAGCAATGGTCCAAAAGCGGTCGTAACCCTTGCCAATTTTCCGAGCCTCGAGACATTGCAGAAAACCGCCTGGAGTTTCTTTTTCCATCCCGAACTTAAACCGGTTGATACTCCGCCCACAACACAAGGGGATTCGAATTCGATTCCCCTCCAACCTCCGCCCTTGGATCTGAGGGCCCTCAACTTGGCCTTTGAAACCTTAGCTGTTTGGGATCTTTGGAATAAGGAGCCCCTAGCCGAGGAGTCCAGCCGACCGCGACCGAAAGGCAGCATCTTCGATGAATATATAACGCCCAATTTTAAGCTGACTCGGGAGCAGAAGCTTCGCCTGCAGGCGGTCGTCTCGCAGGAGGATATTCCGCTGGAGGAGGCCCTCATGGCCGTTATCCAGGATCTGCACAAGGAGCGACTGGCTCGGGATGCAGCAGCATCACCAGCGGCACCTGAATATCCCACCAACATTCAGGGATATCCGGTTAAGTCTTCATATTCGCCGGACAGTACTCATCAATCTCAGCCGGAACACGGATACGATTCGCAGCCGGCAAATGGTTACTACCCGCAGCCGACAAATGATTACTACTCGCACCCGGTAAATGGTTACTACTGGCAGCCGGGAGACGGTTACTACTTGCAGCCGGGAAACGGCTACGGCTACCAACCCCAACCGGGATATGGCTATGATCCCAATACCGATTCTCAACCGATGATGGACACCAGGAAGGCGGTGCCCATGCCACCGGATCTTAGCCGTCCGCCGCCGGGTTATCCGATGCATCCACAGCCGGTCTATCCGATGCATCCGCAGCCTGGCTATCCGATGCAGCACCAGCCTGGCTATCCGATGCAGCACCAGCCTGGCTATCCGATGCAGCACCAGCCTGGCTATCCGATGCAACAGCAGCCTGGCTATCCGATGCAGCAGCCTGGCTATCCGATGCAGCACCAGCCTGGCTATCCGATGCAGCAGCAACCTGGCTATCCAATGCAGCAGCAACCTGGCTATCCCATGGAACATCAGCCTGGCTATCCGATGCAGCAGCCTGGCTATCCGATGCAGCACCAGCCTGGCTATCCAATGCAGCAGCAACCTGGCTATCCCATGGAACATCAGCCTAGCTATCCGATGCAGCAGCCTGGCTATCCGATGCAGCAGCAGCCGGGCTATCCGATGCAGCAACAGCCTGGCTATCCCATGGCGGAACAGAAGTCGGATGGTACACCACAGGATCCTAAGCGTCCTCAGGACAATGATTTCGTGTCGGGCTTCATCAGGGACTTCTTGCCGGACATCCTAGCGGCACCTGACTTCAACGCCAGCAACTCGAATCGCTCCAGCCCTTCGAGCCGCGGCAGCATGCTGTGA
- the LOC108016945 gene encoding uncharacterized protein isoform X3 has translation MTFYWWSHWFWITLILSVNLLSSHVHTYPSQEAESQPVRTTKLYQTTVTQTWGTATQSNIMDLTHRPTTSRPVVTPSYNGDHQLAQVDEVDQAMELQEEQLPLNDRDQEQDENSDPDREQEQEQDEDREQEEADQDPDQDADADTEEAAANEELAQFEFKRSADFTSEQLNNFTNFSSSTSTNGSSSSTTTTKPVAISSSSPATTTTTTSTTTTRAVAGSTTTPRSGGSASTSTVAGSAATPSTPKINTEWLSDELLAGAAGGAGSGVTAEGEGEKAPFTLENANKEDELRRAESEHRSRKSKVLSAEYKHINRYINFSSDTKSLLTRSASAAPSVAGGVPGSGFYDGTIGDEGNISSEALAIQRTYFLDAGAISAICFTVFGVCCTVGTIGIVLYRRRYLNKPQALSEPDSSVYIDDSTMRVSDNSDEMYSLDNDSFLNSLEAMTIQNYWTDTVKHTKL, from the exons ATGACTTTCTACTGGTGGTCACACTGGTTCTGGATAACCCTGATCCTCAGTG TTAACTTGCTGTCCAGCCATGTCCACACATATCCCAGCCAGGAGGCGGAGTCGCAGCCCGTGCGAACCACCAAACTCTACCAGACGACGGTGACCCAGACGTGGGGCACAGCCACCCAGAGCAACATCATGGACCTGACCCACCGACCCACCACCAGCCGGCCGGTGGTGACCCCCAGTTATAATGGTGACCACCAACTGGCGCAGGTCGATGAGGTAGACCAGGCGATGGAGCTGCAAGAGGAGCAGCTGCCGCTCAACGATCGTGACCAGGAGCAGGATGAGAATTCGGATCCGGATcgggagcaggagcaggagcaggatgAAGATCGGGAGCAGGAAGAGGCAGATCAAGATCCTGATCAagatgcggatgcggatacCGAGGAAGCTGCCGCGAACGAGGAGCTGGCTCAGTTCGAGTTCAAGCGATCGGCGGACTTCACCTCCGAGCAGCTGAACAACTTTACGAATTTCAGCAGTAGCACTAG TACAAATGGCAGCAGCAGTAGCACCACCACAACAAAACCTGTTGcgatcagcagcagcagtccggccacaacaacaacgacaaccagcaccaccaccacaaggGCGGTGGCAGGatcaacaacaacaccaaGATCCGGAGGCAGTGCATCCACATCCACGGTGGCTGGTTCGGCGGCCACTCCATCGACGCCCAAGATCAATACGGAGTGGCTGTCCGACGAGCTCCTGGCGGGTGCGGCTGGTGGAGCGGGGTCAGGGGTCACGGCCGAGGGCGAGGGCGAGAAGGCCCCATTCACCCTGGAAAACGCCAACAAGGAGGATGAACTCAGACGGGCCGAGAGCGAGCACAGATCGCGCAAATCCAAGGTCCTATCCGCGGAGTACAAGCACATAAATCGCTACATCAACTTCTCCAGCGACACCAAGAGCCTCCTGACCAGGTCCGCCTCCGCGGCGCCCAGTGTGGCGGGGGGCGTGCCTGGATCCGGGTTCTACGATGGAACCATCGGCGACGAGGGCAACATCTCATCCGAGGCCCTGGCCATTCAG CGAACTTATTTCCTGGATGCGGGTGCCATTTCGGCGATTTGCTTCACTGTCTTCGGTGTCTGCTGCACAGTGGGCACCATCGGCATCGTCCTGTACCGCCGACGGTATCTGAACAAGCCGCAGGCCCTCAGCGAACCGGACTCGAGTGTCTACATCGACGACAGCACCATGCGGGTGAGT GACAACTCGGATGAGATGTACAGCCTGGACAACGACTCGTTTCTCAACTCGCTGGAGGCGATGACAATACAAAACTACTGGACGGATACGGTCAAACATACAAAGCTTTAA
- the LOC108016945 gene encoding uncharacterized protein isoform X2: MTFYWWSHWFWITLILSVNLLSSHVHTYPSQEAESQPVRTTKLYQTTVTQTWGTATQSNIMDLTHRPTTSRPVVTPSYNGDHQLAQVDEVDQAMELQEEQLPLNDRDQEQDENSDPDREQEQEQDEDREQEEADQDPDQDADADTEEAAANEELAQFEFKRSADFTSEQLNNFTNFSSSTSTNGSSSSTTTTKPVAISSSSPATTTTTTSTTTTRAVAGSTTTPRSGGSASTSTVAGSAATPSTPKINTEWLSDELLAGAAGGAGSGVTAEGEGEKAPFTLENANKEDELRRAESEHRSRKSKVLSAEYKHINRYINFSSDTKSLLTRSASAAPSVAGGVPGSGFYDGTIGDEGNISSEALAIQRTYFLDAGAISAICFTVFGVCCTVGTIGIVLYRRRYLNKPQALSEPDSSVYIDDSTMRFSLLILQDNSDEMYSLDNDSFLNSLEAMTIQNYWTDTVKHTKL; encoded by the exons ATGACTTTCTACTGGTGGTCACACTGGTTCTGGATAACCCTGATCCTCAGTG TTAACTTGCTGTCCAGCCATGTCCACACATATCCCAGCCAGGAGGCGGAGTCGCAGCCCGTGCGAACCACCAAACTCTACCAGACGACGGTGACCCAGACGTGGGGCACAGCCACCCAGAGCAACATCATGGACCTGACCCACCGACCCACCACCAGCCGGCCGGTGGTGACCCCCAGTTATAATGGTGACCACCAACTGGCGCAGGTCGATGAGGTAGACCAGGCGATGGAGCTGCAAGAGGAGCAGCTGCCGCTCAACGATCGTGACCAGGAGCAGGATGAGAATTCGGATCCGGATcgggagcaggagcaggagcaggatgAAGATCGGGAGCAGGAAGAGGCAGATCAAGATCCTGATCAagatgcggatgcggatacCGAGGAAGCTGCCGCGAACGAGGAGCTGGCTCAGTTCGAGTTCAAGCGATCGGCGGACTTCACCTCCGAGCAGCTGAACAACTTTACGAATTTCAGCAGTAGCACTAG TACAAATGGCAGCAGCAGTAGCACCACCACAACAAAACCTGTTGcgatcagcagcagcagtccggccacaacaacaacgacaaccagcaccaccaccacaaggGCGGTGGCAGGatcaacaacaacaccaaGATCCGGAGGCAGTGCATCCACATCCACGGTGGCTGGTTCGGCGGCCACTCCATCGACGCCCAAGATCAATACGGAGTGGCTGTCCGACGAGCTCCTGGCGGGTGCGGCTGGTGGAGCGGGGTCAGGGGTCACGGCCGAGGGCGAGGGCGAGAAGGCCCCATTCACCCTGGAAAACGCCAACAAGGAGGATGAACTCAGACGGGCCGAGAGCGAGCACAGATCGCGCAAATCCAAGGTCCTATCCGCGGAGTACAAGCACATAAATCGCTACATCAACTTCTCCAGCGACACCAAGAGCCTCCTGACCAGGTCCGCCTCCGCGGCGCCCAGTGTGGCGGGGGGCGTGCCTGGATCCGGGTTCTACGATGGAACCATCGGCGACGAGGGCAACATCTCATCCGAGGCCCTGGCCATTCAG CGAACTTATTTCCTGGATGCGGGTGCCATTTCGGCGATTTGCTTCACTGTCTTCGGTGTCTGCTGCACAGTGGGCACCATCGGCATCGTCCTGTACCGCCGACGGTATCTGAACAAGCCGCAGGCCCTCAGCGAACCGGACTCGAGTGTCTACATCGACGACAGCACCATGCGG TTCTCCCTCTTGATTTTGCAGGACAACTCGGATGAGATGTACAGCCTGGACAACGACTCGTTTCTCAACTCGCTGGAGGCGATGACAATACAAAACTACTGGACGGATACGGTCAAACATACAAAGCTTTAA
- the LOC108016945 gene encoding uncharacterized protein isoform X4 has protein sequence MTFYWWSHWFWITLILSVNLLSSHVHTYPSQEAESQPVRTTKLYQTTVTQTWGTATQSNIMDLTHRPTTSRPVVTPSYNGDHQLAQVDEVDQAMELQEEQLPLNDRDQEQDENSDPDREQEQEQDEDREQEEADQDPDQDADADTEEAAANEELAQFEFKRSADFTSEQLNNFTNFSSSTSTNGSSSSTTTTKPVAISSSSPATTTTTTSTTTTRAVAGSTTTPRSGGSASTSTVAGSAATPSTPKINTEWLSDELLAGAAGGAGSGVTAEGEGEKAPFTLENANKEDELRRAESEHRSRKSKVLSAEYKHINRYINFSSDTKSLLTRSASAAPSVAGGVPGSGFYDGTIGDEGNISSEALAIQRTYFLDAGAISAICFTVFGVCCTVGTIGIVLYRRRYLNKPQALSEPDSSVYIDDSTMRDNSDEMYSLDNDSFLNSLEAMTIQNYWTDTVKHTKL, from the exons ATGACTTTCTACTGGTGGTCACACTGGTTCTGGATAACCCTGATCCTCAGTG TTAACTTGCTGTCCAGCCATGTCCACACATATCCCAGCCAGGAGGCGGAGTCGCAGCCCGTGCGAACCACCAAACTCTACCAGACGACGGTGACCCAGACGTGGGGCACAGCCACCCAGAGCAACATCATGGACCTGACCCACCGACCCACCACCAGCCGGCCGGTGGTGACCCCCAGTTATAATGGTGACCACCAACTGGCGCAGGTCGATGAGGTAGACCAGGCGATGGAGCTGCAAGAGGAGCAGCTGCCGCTCAACGATCGTGACCAGGAGCAGGATGAGAATTCGGATCCGGATcgggagcaggagcaggagcaggatgAAGATCGGGAGCAGGAAGAGGCAGATCAAGATCCTGATCAagatgcggatgcggatacCGAGGAAGCTGCCGCGAACGAGGAGCTGGCTCAGTTCGAGTTCAAGCGATCGGCGGACTTCACCTCCGAGCAGCTGAACAACTTTACGAATTTCAGCAGTAGCACTAG TACAAATGGCAGCAGCAGTAGCACCACCACAACAAAACCTGTTGcgatcagcagcagcagtccggccacaacaacaacgacaaccagcaccaccaccacaaggGCGGTGGCAGGatcaacaacaacaccaaGATCCGGAGGCAGTGCATCCACATCCACGGTGGCTGGTTCGGCGGCCACTCCATCGACGCCCAAGATCAATACGGAGTGGCTGTCCGACGAGCTCCTGGCGGGTGCGGCTGGTGGAGCGGGGTCAGGGGTCACGGCCGAGGGCGAGGGCGAGAAGGCCCCATTCACCCTGGAAAACGCCAACAAGGAGGATGAACTCAGACGGGCCGAGAGCGAGCACAGATCGCGCAAATCCAAGGTCCTATCCGCGGAGTACAAGCACATAAATCGCTACATCAACTTCTCCAGCGACACCAAGAGCCTCCTGACCAGGTCCGCCTCCGCGGCGCCCAGTGTGGCGGGGGGCGTGCCTGGATCCGGGTTCTACGATGGAACCATCGGCGACGAGGGCAACATCTCATCCGAGGCCCTGGCCATTCAG CGAACTTATTTCCTGGATGCGGGTGCCATTTCGGCGATTTGCTTCACTGTCTTCGGTGTCTGCTGCACAGTGGGCACCATCGGCATCGTCCTGTACCGCCGACGGTATCTGAACAAGCCGCAGGCCCTCAGCGAACCGGACTCGAGTGTCTACATCGACGACAGCACCATGCGG GACAACTCGGATGAGATGTACAGCCTGGACAACGACTCGTTTCTCAACTCGCTGGAGGCGATGACAATACAAAACTACTGGACGGATACGGTCAAACATACAAAGCTTTAA